A region from the Actinoplanes sp. OR16 genome encodes:
- a CDS encoding vitamin B12-dependent ribonucleotide reductase codes for MAGDGITAGRQRSRTSGGTGAAAGGLRVERVWTTEGVHPYDEVEWERRDVVMTNWRDGSINFEQRGVEFPAFWSVNAANIVTTKYFRGAVGSPEREQSLRQLIDRVVQTYRKAGEQYGYFATPADAEVFDHELTWMLLHQVFSFNSPVWFNVGTKSPQQVSACFILSVDDSMDSILDWYKEEGLIFKGGSGSGVNLSRIRSSKELLSSGGTASGPVSFMRGADASAGTIKSGGATRRAAKMVILDVDHPDIEEFVATKAREEDKIRALRDAGFDMDLGGSDIVSVQYQNANNSVRVSDEFMRAYEEGAEFGLRGRMTGEVIDTIDAKKLFRGIAQAAWECADPGLQYDDTINDWHTNPETGRITASNPCSEYMSLDDSSCNLASLNLMKFLKADGGFEVEKFVKSVEFIITAMDISICFADFPTEKIGVTTRAYRQLGIGYANIGALLMASGLPYDSDAGRSVAAAITSLMTGTAYRRSAELAGVVGAYEGYARNADAHQRVMRKHAAANDEIRPVGVVATEIVREATKQWKNGNKIGEKSGWRNAQASVLAPTGTIGLMMDCDTTGIEPDLALVKFKKLVGGGSMQIVNQTVPRALRTLGYPEEQVEAIVEHIADHGNVVDAPGLKPEHYAVFDCAMGERVIAPLGHVRMMAAVQPFISGAISKTVNMPETATVEEIEEIHYQGWKLGLKALAIYRDNCKVGQPLSAGKGAKASAPVAAEAAPAAAVEKVVEKVIEYRPVRKRLPKKRPSETVSFSVAGAEGYLTASSYPDDGLGEVFLKMSKQGSTLAGVMDAFSVAISIGLQYGVPLETYVAKFTNMRFEPAGMTDDPDVRMASSVMDYIFRRLALDFLPYETRAELGIFTAKERTAQAQAEAAAEAATVDLAGMAASAPAAPAVTPAPIAPSTVTVAEVAEAKSPAAGSSTELLEIVTGHAADAPLCFTCGTKMRRAGSCYVCEGCGSTSGCS; via the coding sequence ATGGCCGGAGACGGCATCACAGCAGGTCGCCAGCGCAGCCGCACGAGCGGCGGCACCGGCGCGGCGGCCGGGGGGCTGCGTGTGGAGCGGGTGTGGACGACCGAGGGCGTTCACCCGTACGACGAGGTGGAGTGGGAGCGCCGCGACGTCGTCATGACCAACTGGCGTGACGGCTCGATCAACTTCGAGCAGCGTGGCGTGGAGTTCCCGGCGTTCTGGAGTGTGAACGCGGCGAACATCGTCACCACCAAATACTTCCGGGGCGCCGTCGGCAGCCCCGAGCGTGAGCAGTCGCTGCGGCAGCTCATCGACCGTGTCGTGCAGACCTACCGCAAGGCGGGCGAGCAGTACGGCTACTTCGCGACGCCGGCCGACGCCGAGGTCTTCGACCACGAGCTCACCTGGATGCTGCTGCACCAGGTCTTCAGCTTCAACTCGCCGGTCTGGTTCAACGTCGGCACCAAGTCGCCGCAGCAGGTCAGCGCCTGCTTCATCCTCTCCGTCGACGACTCGATGGACTCGATCCTCGACTGGTACAAGGAAGAGGGTCTGATCTTCAAGGGGGGCTCCGGCTCCGGCGTCAACCTCTCCCGGATCCGCTCCTCCAAGGAGCTGCTCTCCTCCGGTGGCACCGCCAGCGGCCCGGTCAGCTTCATGCGCGGCGCCGACGCCAGCGCGGGCACCATCAAGTCCGGTGGCGCCACCCGGCGTGCCGCCAAGATGGTCATCCTCGACGTCGACCACCCCGACATCGAGGAGTTCGTCGCCACCAAGGCGCGCGAGGAAGACAAGATCCGCGCGCTGCGGGACGCCGGCTTCGACATGGACCTCGGCGGCTCCGACATCGTCAGCGTCCAGTACCAGAACGCCAACAACTCGGTGCGGGTCAGCGACGAGTTCATGCGGGCCTACGAGGAGGGCGCCGAGTTCGGCCTCCGCGGCCGGATGACCGGCGAGGTGATCGACACGATCGACGCCAAGAAGCTGTTCCGCGGCATCGCCCAGGCCGCGTGGGAGTGCGCCGACCCGGGCCTGCAGTACGACGACACCATCAACGACTGGCACACGAACCCCGAGACGGGCCGGATCACCGCGTCCAACCCCTGCTCGGAGTACATGTCGCTGGACGACTCGTCCTGCAACCTGGCCTCGCTGAACCTGATGAAGTTCCTCAAGGCCGACGGCGGCTTCGAGGTGGAGAAGTTCGTCAAGAGCGTCGAGTTCATCATCACCGCGATGGACATCTCGATCTGCTTCGCCGACTTCCCGACCGAGAAGATCGGGGTCACCACCCGCGCCTACCGTCAGCTGGGCATCGGCTACGCGAACATCGGCGCCCTGCTGATGGCGTCCGGCCTGCCCTACGACTCGGACGCCGGCCGCTCGGTCGCCGCCGCCATCACCTCGCTGATGACCGGCACCGCCTACCGCCGCTCGGCCGAGCTGGCCGGTGTCGTCGGCGCGTACGAGGGCTACGCCCGCAACGCCGACGCCCACCAGCGGGTCATGCGCAAGCACGCCGCGGCCAACGACGAGATCCGTCCCGTCGGCGTCGTCGCCACCGAGATCGTCCGTGAGGCCACGAAGCAGTGGAAGAACGGCAACAAGATCGGTGAGAAGAGCGGCTGGCGCAACGCCCAGGCGTCGGTGCTCGCCCCGACCGGCACCATCGGCCTGATGATGGACTGCGACACCACCGGCATCGAGCCCGACCTGGCCCTGGTCAAGTTCAAGAAGCTCGTCGGCGGCGGCTCGATGCAGATCGTCAACCAGACGGTCCCGCGTGCCCTGCGCACCCTCGGCTACCCCGAGGAGCAGGTCGAGGCGATCGTCGAGCACATCGCCGACCACGGCAACGTCGTCGACGCGCCCGGCCTCAAGCCGGAGCACTACGCGGTCTTCGACTGCGCCATGGGCGAGCGGGTCATCGCGCCGCTCGGCCACGTCCGGATGATGGCGGCCGTGCAGCCGTTCATCTCCGGCGCCATCTCGAAGACGGTCAACATGCCGGAGACGGCGACCGTCGAGGAGATCGAGGAGATCCACTACCAGGGCTGGAAGCTCGGCCTGAAGGCTCTCGCGATCTACCGCGACAACTGCAAGGTCGGCCAGCCGCTCTCGGCCGGCAAGGGCGCGAAGGCGTCGGCTCCGGTCGCTGCCGAGGCCGCCCCGGCCGCCGCGGTCGAGAAGGTCGTCGAGAAGGTCATCGAGTACCGCCCGGTCCGCAAGCGCCTGCCGAAGAAGCGCCCGTCCGAGACGGTCTCCTTCTCGGTCGCCGGCGCCGAGGGCTACCTGACCGCGTCGTCCTACCCGGACGACGGCCTCGGTGAGGTCTTCCTGAAGATGTCGAAGCAGGGCTCCACCCTGGCCGGCGTGATGGACGCCTTCTCGGTCGCCATCTCGATAGGCCTGCAGTACGGCGTCCCGCTGGAGACGTACGTCGCGAAGTTCACGAACATGCGGTTCGAGCCGGCCGGTATGACCGACGACCCGGACGTGCGCATGGCGTCCTCGGTGATGGACTACATCTTCCGTCGCCTGGCGCTGGACTTCCTGCCGTACGAGACCCGTGCCGAGCTCGGCATCTTCACGGCGAAGGAGCGCACCGCCCAGGCCCAGGCCGAAGCGGCCGCCGAAGCTGCCACCGTGGACCTGGCCGGCATGGCCGCGTCCGCCCCGGCCGCCCCTGCGGTCACGCCCGCCCCGATCGCCCCGTCCACCGTCACGGTGGCCGAGGTGGCCGAGGCGAAGTCACCCGCGGCCGGCTCCTCGACCGAGCTCCTCGAGATCGTCACCGGCCACGCCGCCGACGCGCCGCTCTGCTTCACCTGCGGCACCAAGATGCGCCGTGCCGGTTCCTGCTACGTCTGCGAAGGCTGCGGCTCCACCTCCGGCTGCAGCTGA
- the nrdR gene encoding transcriptional regulator NrdR, with protein MRCPYCRHADSRVVDSREADDGQLIRRRRSCPECGKRFTTVEEAVLAVVKRSGVTEPFSRTKIMSGVRKACQGRPVDEDSIALLAQRVEETVRARGAAEIPSHEVGLAILTPLRELDQVAYLRFASVYKAFDSLDEFEKEIAALRDAPAVRETGTRHAVAPRSGARVPKLNG; from the coding sequence GTGCGTTGCCCGTACTGTCGCCACGCTGATTCGCGCGTGGTCGACTCGCGCGAGGCCGACGACGGTCAGCTGATCCGTCGGCGGCGGTCGTGCCCCGAGTGCGGCAAGCGGTTCACCACGGTCGAGGAGGCGGTTCTCGCGGTGGTCAAGCGCAGCGGCGTCACCGAGCCCTTCAGCCGGACCAAGATCATGAGTGGCGTGCGGAAGGCCTGCCAGGGCCGGCCCGTCGACGAGGACTCGATCGCTCTGCTCGCGCAGCGCGTCGAGGAGACCGTCCGGGCCCGTGGCGCCGCCGAGATCCCCAGCCACGAGGTGGGCCTGGCCATCCTCACGCCTCTGCGTGAGCTGGACCAGGTGGCCTATCTGCGGTTCGCGAGTGTCTACAAGGCGTTCGATTCTCTGGACGAGTTCGAGAAGGAGATCGCCGCGCTTCGCGATGCGCCGGCCGTCAGGGAAACCGGGACGCGACACGCCGTCGCGCCGCGGTCCGGCGCGCGGGTGCCCAAGCTCAACGGCTGA
- the lexA gene encoding transcriptional repressor LexA codes for MPTDDRTSQQQQPNPGPVRRRTPSRGRSGDAPQLRSVTPIGHVPEPVATDLTARQRRILEFIREWVEKYGYPPSVREIGEAVGLVSPSSVAYQLKALETKGYLRRDPNRPRAVDVRAPGELVDDEALRAARPQPAYVPLVGRIAAGGPILAEQSVEDFFPLPRELVGEGEVFMLEVKGDSMIDAAICNGDWVVVRQQPTAEAGDIVAAMIDGEATVKSYRQRDGHVWLMPANPAFDPIPGDDATIMGRVVAVLRRV; via the coding sequence GTGCCTACCGACGACCGCACGAGCCAACAGCAGCAACCGAACCCGGGGCCCGTCCGGCGCCGCACGCCGAGCCGGGGCCGCAGCGGAGACGCGCCCCAGCTGCGCTCGGTCACCCCGATCGGCCACGTCCCCGAGCCGGTCGCCACCGACCTGACCGCGCGCCAGCGGCGGATCCTGGAGTTCATCCGCGAGTGGGTGGAGAAATACGGCTACCCGCCCAGCGTCCGAGAGATCGGCGAGGCGGTCGGCCTGGTCTCACCGTCCAGCGTCGCCTACCAGCTGAAGGCGCTGGAGACCAAGGGATACCTGCGCCGCGACCCGAACCGGCCGCGTGCCGTGGACGTCCGCGCGCCCGGTGAGCTGGTCGACGACGAGGCGCTGCGCGCCGCCCGGCCGCAGCCCGCCTACGTCCCCCTGGTCGGCCGGATCGCGGCCGGTGGCCCGATCCTCGCCGAGCAGTCGGTGGAGGACTTCTTCCCGCTGCCGCGCGAGCTGGTCGGCGAGGGCGAGGTCTTCATGCTGGAGGTCAAGGGCGACTCGATGATCGACGCGGCGATCTGCAACGGCGACTGGGTGGTGGTCCGCCAGCAGCCCACCGCCGAGGCGGGCGACATCGTGGCCGCGATGATCGACGGCGAGGCGACGGTGAAGAGTTACCGGCAGCGCGACGGGCACGTCTGGCTCATGCCGGCCAACCCCGCCTTCGACCCGATCCCGGGTGACGACGCCACCATCATGGGCCGCGTCGTAGCGGTCCTGCGCCGCGTCTGA